In one Epinephelus lanceolatus isolate andai-2023 chromosome 19, ASM4190304v1, whole genome shotgun sequence genomic region, the following are encoded:
- the LOC117269931 gene encoding betaine--homocysteine S-methyltransferase 1-like, producing the protein MGCADLLLGQQINEAACDLARKVANEGDALVAGGVSQTPSYLSCKSENEVKAIFKKQTDVFVKKNVDFSIAEYFEHVEEAEWAVQVLKTTGKPVAVTLCIGPEGDLNGISPGDCAVKLVRAGAQIVGVNCHFDPETCVKTVRMMKEGVERAGLKAHYMSQPLAYHTPDCNRQGFIDLPEFPFSLEPRILTRWDMQKYARETYNVGICYIGGCSGFEPYHTCALAEELAPERGFLPAGSEKHGNWGSGLEMHTKPWVRVRARRDYWEKLKPASGRPFCPAMAKPDGWGVTKGHADLMQQKEATSQEQLRALLNKANKCH; encoded by the exons ATGGGCTGCGCTGACTTGCTCCTG GGGCAGCAGATAAACGAAGCAGCTTGTGACCTGGCCAGGAAGGTGGCCAATGAGGGTGATGCTCTGGTGGCAGGAGGAGTCTCTCAGACTCCCTCTTACCTCAGCTGCAAGAGCGAGAATGAGGTCAAGGCCATCTTTAAGAAACAGACTGATGTCTTTGTCAAGAAAAATGTGGACTTCTCGATTGCAG AATACTTTGAGCATGTGGAAGAGGCTGAGTGGGCTGTCCAGGTTTTGAAGACCACCGGAAAGCCTGTGGCTGTCACCCTGTGTATTGGACCTGAGGGAGACCTGAACGGAATCAGCCCTGGAGACTGTGCCGTCAAACTTGTCAGAGCTG GGGCTCAGATTGTGGGCGTCAACTGCCACTTTGACCCAGAGACCTGTGTAAAAACTGTGAGGATGATGAAGGAGGGAGTGGAGAGAGCCGGGCTGAAAGCTCACTACATGAGCCAACCGCTGGCTTACCACACTCCTGACTGCAACCGCCAGGGTTTCATTGATCTGCCAGAGTTCCCCTTCA GTCTGGAGCCGAGAATCCTGACCAGATGGGACATGCAGAAATATGCCCGGGAAACCTACAATGTTGGTATCTGTTACATTGGAGGCTGCAGTGGATTTGAACCCTATCACACCTGTGCCCTGGCTGAGGAGCTGGCACCTGAGAGGGGTTTCCTGCCTGCTGGCTCTGAGAAGCATGGCAACTGGGGCAGTGGTCTGGAGATGCACACCAAGCCTTGGGTCAGAGTGAG GGCCCGTCGTGACTACTGGGAGAAGCTGAAGCCTGCCTCTGGCCGTCCCTTCTGCCCCGCGATGGCCAAACCTGATGGTTGGGGTGTCACCAAAGGCCACGCTGACCTGATGCAGCAGAAGGAGGCTACCTCCCAGGAGCAGCTGAGGGCTCTCCTCAACAAGGCAAACAAATGCCATTGA